One part of the Thermococcus radiotolerans genome encodes these proteins:
- the hmgA gene encoding hydroxymethylglutaryl-CoA reductase (NADPH) produces MNVEELVDKVASGEVKLHQVERYTNGDKRLATEVRRRALEKKLGVSLENIGHYSIDPERVIGKNIENMIGVVQIPMGVAGPLKINGEYAKGEFYIPLATTEGALVASVNRGCSALTAAGGVKTTIIDDKMTRAPLLKCPDARRAREVAEWVKGNIEYLQEKAVSKVTRHGKLRDVKPYIVGNNLYLRFEFETGDAMGMNMVTISSEEIMKVIEEHFPDVRYLALSGNVCVDKKPNAMNFINGRGKTVIAEAVIPREIVEKKLKTTPELIAEVNYRKNLVGSAQAGSYGFNAHFGNIVGAIFLATGQDEAQITEGSHGITLAEVTPEGDLYVSVTMPSLEIGTVGGGTRVPTQREALSIMGVAGGGDPPGTNAKKFAEIIAGAVLAGELSLLAAIAAKHLAKAHAELGR; encoded by the coding sequence ATGAACGTGGAAGAGCTTGTGGATAAGGTAGCCAGCGGAGAGGTGAAGCTCCACCAGGTTGAGAGGTACACGAACGGCGACAAGAGGCTCGCCACCGAGGTAAGGCGCCGTGCCCTGGAGAAGAAGCTCGGCGTCAGCCTTGAGAACATAGGGCACTACTCGATAGACCCCGAGAGGGTCATAGGAAAGAACATCGAGAACATGATAGGCGTCGTCCAGATACCGATGGGCGTTGCCGGTCCGCTTAAAATCAACGGGGAATACGCCAAGGGTGAGTTCTACATTCCGCTTGCCACCACGGAGGGAGCACTCGTTGCGAGCGTCAACCGTGGCTGTTCCGCCCTCACCGCCGCGGGGGGCGTCAAGACGACCATAATCGACGACAAGATGACCCGCGCGCCGCTCCTCAAATGCCCGGACGCGAGGCGCGCCAGGGAAGTTGCCGAGTGGGTTAAGGGCAACATCGAGTACCTCCAGGAGAAGGCCGTGAGCAAGGTCACCAGACACGGGAAGCTGAGGGACGTTAAGCCCTACATCGTCGGCAACAACCTCTACCTGCGCTTCGAGTTCGAGACCGGCGATGCCATGGGAATGAACATGGTAACCATCTCGAGCGAGGAGATAATGAAGGTCATCGAGGAGCACTTCCCGGACGTTAGGTACCTCGCGCTTTCGGGCAACGTGTGCGTTGATAAGAAGCCGAACGCAATGAACTTCATCAACGGCCGCGGAAAGACGGTAATAGCGGAAGCGGTAATCCCGCGTGAGATAGTTGAGAAGAAGCTGAAGACGACGCCAGAGCTCATAGCCGAGGTCAACTACCGGAAGAACCTCGTCGGTTCGGCCCAGGCCGGCTCCTACGGCTTTAACGCCCACTTTGGAAACATAGTCGGGGCCATCTTCCTCGCCACCGGACAGGACGAGGCCCAGATTACCGAGGGCTCACACGGCATAACCCTCGCGGAGGTTACCCCGGAGGGCGACCTCTACGTAAGCGTCACCATGCCGAGCCTTGAGATTGGAACGGTCGGCGGAGGAACCCGCGTCCCGACCCAGAGGGAGGCGCTGAGCATAATGGGCGTTGCCGGCGGAGGAGATCCGCCTGGAACCAACGCCAAGAAGTTCGCGGAGATAATAGCTGGCGCGGTTCTCGCCGGAGAGCTCTCCCTCCTGGCCGCGATAGCGGCAAAGCACCTGGCAAAGGCCCACGCCGAGCTGGGGCGTTAG
- a CDS encoding transcriptional regulator, whose protein sequence is MMTRRQRIIKLLEERDYSPGELALALELRGRGAKKVIIEDLKAIQKTLKREGKVLLIKPAECRKCGFVFRPEIHVPSRCPRCKSEWIEEPRFKIEAR, encoded by the coding sequence ATGATGACTCGTAGGCAGCGCATAATAAAGCTTTTGGAGGAGAGGGACTACTCGCCGGGAGAGCTCGCACTGGCCCTTGAGCTGAGGGGCAGGGGGGCGAAGAAGGTCATCATCGAGGATCTGAAGGCCATCCAGAAAACCCTCAAGCGCGAGGGGAAAGTGCTCCTCATAAAGCCCGCCGAGTGCAGGAAGTGCGGCTTCGTCTTCCGGCCAGAAATCCACGTTCCCTCCCGCTGTCCCCGGTGCAAGTCCGAGTGGATAGAGGAGCCGAGGTTTAAGATCGAGGCCAGGTAG
- a CDS encoding 50S ribosomal protein L21e, with product MVKKAHSFRRKTRGKLSKSPRRRGLPPLTRFLQEFETGQRVHIVIEPSYHRGMPDPRFHGRTGTVVGKRGDAYVVQIKDGGKVKTFFIHPVHLRAQKG from the coding sequence ATGGTCAAAAAGGCCCACAGCTTTAGGAGGAAGACCCGCGGGAAGCTCAGCAAGAGCCCCAGGAGGAGGGGGCTTCCGCCTCTCACCAGGTTCCTTCAGGAGTTTGAGACCGGGCAGAGGGTACACATAGTCATCGAGCCGAGCTACCACAGGGGAATGCCCGACCCGAGGTTCCACGGAAGAACCGGAACCGTCGTTGGTAAGCGCGGCGACGCCTACGTCGTCCAGATTAAGGACGGTGGCAAGGTTAAGACCTTCTTCATTCACCCGGTTCACCTCAGGGCCCAGAAGGGATGA
- the rsmA gene encoding 16S rRNA (adenine(1518)-N(6)/adenine(1519)-N(6))-dimethyltransferase RsmA: MRERLFSLISKYNLKASSDLGQNFLVVPDIIERNVERAGLNKDDTVLEVGPGLGVLTDALSKRAGKVYAIEKDPRLVEILRKEYDWPNVEIIEGDALRVEFPEFNKIVSNLPYQISSPITFRFLRYEFERAVLIYQLEFAQRMVAEPGDKNYSRLSLMVRAKAYAELVERIGRGAFWPRPKVDSAVVVLEPKPKDERIELNEDLVRALFQHRRSTVLAALKKSHHMLGLDKDEFKRARDVLSTMPHAKKRVFQLTPMEVKDIEEFLVAEKILG, translated from the coding sequence ATGAGGGAGCGCCTCTTTTCTCTCATTTCCAAGTACAATCTGAAGGCAAGTTCTGACCTTGGACAGAATTTTCTGGTAGTGCCGGATATAATCGAACGGAACGTCGAGAGGGCCGGACTGAATAAGGACGACACCGTTCTCGAAGTTGGTCCGGGCCTTGGGGTCCTCACCGATGCCCTGAGCAAGCGCGCCGGGAAGGTCTACGCCATCGAGAAGGACCCTCGCCTCGTCGAGATACTCCGGAAGGAGTATGACTGGCCGAACGTTGAGATAATAGAGGGCGACGCACTGAGGGTTGAGTTTCCAGAGTTCAACAAGATAGTCTCCAACCTCCCCTATCAGATTTCGTCTCCCATAACCTTCCGCTTTTTGAGGTATGAGTTCGAGAGGGCCGTTCTCATATACCAGCTGGAGTTCGCCCAGAGGATGGTGGCGGAGCCGGGGGATAAGAACTACTCCCGCCTCTCGTTGATGGTTCGGGCGAAAGCATACGCTGAGCTCGTGGAGCGCATCGGCAGGGGCGCTTTCTGGCCGAGGCCCAAGGTGGACTCCGCCGTTGTGGTGCTAGAGCCCAAGCCGAAAGACGAGCGGATAGAACTCAACGAAGACCTCGTGAGGGCGCTCTTTCAGCATAGGAGGAGCACTGTTTTGGCCGCCCTGAAGAAATCCCACCACATGCTTGGCCTTGACAAGGATGAATTCAAGAGGGCCAGGGATGTTCTCTCCACGATGCCCCATGCTAAAAAAAGAGTCTTTCAACTCACTCCAATGGAAGTTAAAGATATCGAGGAGTTTCTCGTTGCGGAGAAGATTCTGGGCTGA
- a CDS encoding radical SAM protein, producing MIIAIIDGYTDEPAGLGVPPYLGIYPRYAYGAIKKARKDAAIFYLTIDDLRATFEGEKGIATKNKTPNFPKAREILQKADLIVYIGGLHTPGKYLSAVPSQVEEVAKFLKPLLGIKILGGPAFMGSAHAGGTRISSRELMMAETVFDHIVYGDLEAFLHDFLKNPHDADPFRFRRYDELRDYAILGAEVVRQFPDYPDFVIVEIETQRGCPKAMGIGGCSFCTEPVRYRVVENRPVGDIIEEVGALYRLGVRHFRVGRQSCIFSYMARPDGRVPVPNPEAIEKLFAGIRSLAPDLRTLHVDNANPAVIANYPNESTRIAKALIKYGTSGNVVAFGLESADPKVAKLNNLNATAEETYEAVRLLNEVGGKRGPNGMPWLLPGINIIFGLPGETKKSYELTFQFLKRLLDDGLMVRRINIRQVVVFPGTPLWHMRDRVKTEKHKKLIQHYKYKIRHEIDLPMLKRLVPVGTVLRDVRAEVFENGLTYGRQIGSYPLIVGIPKEIELNRFYNVLIVGHGFRSITGVPVPINVNTETPKVLQYLPGIGKKNVVRILSKRPFRDKNEFFLTVGEDKREMLDGLITV from the coding sequence ATGATAATCGCCATCATTGACGGCTACACCGATGAACCCGCGGGACTCGGTGTTCCCCCTTACCTGGGGATATACCCCCGCTACGCCTACGGAGCCATAAAAAAAGCGCGCAAGGATGCCGCAATTTTTTACCTAACTATAGACGACCTTCGGGCCACTTTTGAGGGTGAGAAAGGGATAGCCACCAAAAACAAGACTCCAAACTTTCCAAAAGCGCGGGAAATCCTTCAAAAGGCCGACCTCATCGTCTACATCGGCGGTCTGCACACACCCGGCAAGTACCTCTCGGCCGTGCCCTCCCAGGTTGAGGAGGTGGCCAAGTTTCTGAAGCCCCTCCTGGGAATTAAAATCCTCGGCGGACCTGCTTTCATGGGGTCAGCCCATGCAGGGGGTACAAGGATAAGCTCCCGTGAACTGATGATGGCCGAGACGGTTTTTGATCACATAGTTTACGGCGATCTTGAGGCGTTTCTCCACGATTTCCTGAAGAATCCCCATGATGCTGATCCCTTCCGCTTCAGGAGGTACGATGAACTCAGGGACTATGCGATTCTCGGGGCGGAGGTAGTCAGACAGTTCCCGGATTATCCGGATTTTGTTATAGTGGAGATTGAAACCCAGCGAGGTTGTCCAAAGGCCATGGGGATTGGGGGTTGCTCTTTCTGCACCGAGCCCGTGCGCTATAGGGTGGTGGAGAACCGGCCGGTGGGGGACATCATTGAGGAAGTAGGGGCTCTCTACCGGCTCGGCGTCAGGCACTTTCGCGTTGGGAGACAGAGCTGCATCTTCTCATACATGGCAAGGCCGGACGGCCGCGTTCCAGTTCCCAATCCAGAGGCCATCGAGAAACTCTTTGCCGGAATCCGTTCCCTGGCTCCTGATCTGAGGACTCTCCACGTTGACAACGCCAATCCCGCCGTGATAGCCAACTATCCCAATGAGAGCACCAGGATCGCAAAGGCCCTCATAAAATACGGAACGTCCGGAAACGTCGTTGCTTTCGGCCTCGAAAGTGCCGATCCGAAGGTTGCCAAGCTGAACAACCTGAACGCTACAGCGGAAGAAACCTATGAAGCCGTTAGGCTCCTCAACGAGGTTGGGGGGAAGAGAGGCCCAAACGGCATGCCGTGGCTCCTTCCTGGAATCAACATCATCTTTGGCCTGCCGGGGGAGACCAAGAAGAGCTACGAGCTGACGTTTCAGTTTCTTAAGCGCCTTCTGGATGACGGGCTGATGGTTCGCAGGATAAACATCCGTCAGGTTGTCGTATTCCCGGGCACGCCGCTATGGCACATGAGGGACAGGGTCAAGACCGAGAAGCACAAGAAGCTCATCCAGCACTACAAGTACAAGATACGGCACGAGATTGACCTTCCAATGCTGAAACGCCTCGTTCCGGTGGGGACCGTTCTCAGGGACGTTCGTGCCGAGGTCTTCGAGAACGGTCTCACCTACGGAAGGCAGATAGGGAGTTATCCGCTCATCGTGGGTATCCCAAAGGAAATCGAGCTTAACAGGTTCTACAACGTTCTCATCGTTGGACACGGCTTCAGGAGCATCACTGGCGTTCCGGTTCCTATAAACGTGAACACCGAGACGCCCAAGGTCCTTCAGTACCTGCCGGGCATCGGGAAGAAGAACGTGGTGAGGATCCTTTCAAAGCGGCCCTTCAGGGACAAGAACGAGTTCTTCCTCACGGTGGGGGAAGATAAAAGAGAGATGCTGGACGGACTGATCACCGTGTAG
- the gatE gene encoding Glu-tRNA(Gln) amidotransferase subunit GatE has product MAYDYEKLGLKVGLEIHRQLDTKKLFSPVPSELSDEVEFTFQRRLRPTISELGEIDPAALEEFKKGKSYIYEGNHLLADLVYIDEEPPHMPDEEALRVSLQISYLSNATPVDEVHFMRKIVIDGSNVSGFQRTAIIAMNGKVDTPWGSVGIPTICLEEDACRIVERREKEVIYRLDRLGIPLVEIATTPDIHHPEQAKVVAKYIGDALRATRKVKRGLGTIRQDLNVSIRGGARVEIKGVQELDMIPVIIEREIERQLSLLEIRDELKRRGVNPEDIKEEFHDVTDIFENTGSKIIARTIKRGGKVLAVKLPKFRGLIGKEIQPGRRLGTEMADRAKKYVKGIFHIDELPNYGIREEEVKAVVERLGLGEEDAFVLVAAEEATAKNALREVLQRAREAIEGVPEETRRALPDGNTQYMRPLPGKARMYPETDIPPILITNEMKDEILANLPELPQERVERYVKEYGIDRSLAETLVNDERDELFEELITKGVKPSLAASILVVVLKGLKKEVPIENITDEHIKETFDLYLKGKIAKEAFEEIFKELAKNPKKSAAQVAEEKGLTLLSEEEVERIIDEVVQANIEVIKAKGMGAMGMIMGRAMAKLRGRADGKLVSSLVRKKIQEAAS; this is encoded by the coding sequence ATGGCGTACGATTACGAAAAGCTCGGTCTCAAGGTCGGTCTTGAAATCCACAGGCAGCTGGACACCAAAAAGCTGTTCTCACCCGTCCCGAGTGAGCTCAGCGACGAGGTTGAGTTCACCTTCCAGCGGAGGCTCAGGCCCACGATAAGTGAGCTGGGCGAGATAGACCCGGCTGCGCTGGAGGAGTTCAAGAAGGGTAAGAGCTACATCTACGAGGGCAACCACCTGCTGGCGGACCTTGTCTACATAGACGAAGAGCCGCCCCACATGCCCGACGAGGAGGCGCTCAGGGTTTCCCTCCAGATAAGCTACCTCTCCAACGCCACCCCTGTTGACGAGGTTCACTTCATGCGCAAGATAGTCATAGACGGCTCCAACGTCTCCGGCTTCCAGAGGACCGCGATAATTGCTATGAACGGAAAGGTCGACACCCCCTGGGGGAGCGTCGGCATTCCGACGATCTGTCTGGAGGAGGACGCGTGCCGTATCGTCGAGAGGAGGGAGAAGGAGGTAATCTACCGCCTCGACCGCCTGGGAATCCCGCTCGTTGAGATAGCAACAACGCCGGACATACACCACCCGGAGCAGGCGAAGGTCGTGGCCAAGTACATAGGCGACGCGCTGAGAGCCACGAGAAAGGTCAAGCGCGGTCTCGGAACCATCAGGCAGGACCTCAACGTCTCCATCAGAGGGGGAGCGAGGGTCGAGATCAAAGGTGTGCAGGAGCTGGACATGATACCGGTCATCATCGAACGCGAGATTGAGAGGCAACTGAGTCTGCTCGAAATCAGGGACGAGCTCAAAAGGAGGGGAGTCAACCCCGAGGACATAAAGGAAGAGTTCCACGACGTTACGGATATATTCGAGAACACCGGCTCGAAGATAATAGCGAGGACGATAAAGAGGGGCGGAAAGGTTCTGGCCGTTAAGCTCCCCAAGTTCCGTGGGCTTATAGGGAAGGAGATACAGCCCGGAAGAAGGCTCGGCACCGAGATGGCCGACAGGGCCAAAAAGTACGTGAAGGGCATCTTCCACATCGATGAATTACCGAACTATGGAATTAGGGAAGAAGAGGTCAAGGCCGTCGTCGAGAGACTCGGCCTCGGAGAGGAGGATGCCTTCGTTCTCGTTGCCGCGGAGGAGGCGACCGCGAAGAACGCTCTCCGGGAGGTTCTTCAGCGCGCGAGGGAGGCCATCGAGGGAGTGCCAGAAGAGACTAGAAGGGCCCTGCCGGACGGAAACACCCAGTACATGCGCCCGCTCCCGGGCAAGGCCAGGATGTATCCGGAAACAGACATACCGCCGATATTGATAACCAACGAGATGAAGGACGAGATACTAGCGAATCTGCCGGAGCTGCCGCAGGAACGCGTTGAGCGCTACGTGAAGGAGTACGGAATAGACAGAAGCCTTGCCGAGACCCTCGTCAACGACGAGCGCGATGAGCTCTTCGAGGAGCTGATAACCAAGGGCGTCAAGCCGTCCCTGGCGGCCTCGATACTCGTGGTGGTCCTCAAGGGGCTCAAGAAAGAAGTTCCCATCGAGAACATCACCGATGAGCACATCAAGGAAACCTTCGACCTCTACCTGAAAGGGAAGATAGCCAAAGAGGCCTTCGAGGAGATATTCAAGGAGCTGGCAAAGAACCCGAAGAAGAGCGCCGCCCAAGTGGCGGAGGAGAAGGGCCTGACACTCCTGAGCGAGGAAGAGGTCGAGAGGATAATAGACGAGGTCGTTCAGGCGAACATCGAGGTCATCAAGGCCAAGGGAATGGGCGCAATGGGCATGATCATGGGCAGGGCAATGGCGAAGCTCCGTGGAAGGGCGGACGGGAAGCTCGTCAGCTCACTCGTGAGGAAGAAGATTCAGGAGGCCGCTTCCTGA
- a CDS encoding tRNA pseudouridine(54/55) synthase Pus10, with product MIIENAERVLESHRLCDHCLGRLFAKLGRGTNEERGRAIRFVLNMERSKRGLPPIEEPETCELCGNVFERIPELIEGMKSAASGIEFETFLVGSRFPGEIREKEEAIWKEFGIDTAEPINREFNRELGKAFGRATGKDTAKNPDVVFIVEPYSGKIEVQINPLYVYGRYRKLLRGIPQTPLPDFEDSIASIICRAFSRAFGGKCVFKGAGREDVDVRMLGNGRPFIVEIKRPKRRRLDLDAIAREINASGKVEVLNLRFVSPKEAEEVLTRNHRKEYLALVRVDDGVTPEEAEDVARKLKGLEIHQRTPWRVRNARADRVRVKRVHEAEARWLDEKHFELRLVTDGGLYIKELVSGDKGRTKPSVSHLLGKSAWCERLDVLNILDD from the coding sequence ATGATAATTGAGAACGCCGAAAGGGTGCTTGAGTCTCACAGGCTCTGTGACCATTGCCTGGGGAGGCTATTCGCGAAGCTCGGCAGGGGGACGAACGAGGAGCGCGGAAGAGCGATAAGGTTCGTTCTCAACATGGAGCGCTCCAAGCGAGGCCTGCCGCCGATTGAAGAGCCCGAAACGTGCGAGCTGTGCGGCAACGTCTTTGAAAGAATCCCCGAACTCATTGAGGGCATGAAAAGTGCCGCTTCAGGCATCGAGTTCGAGACGTTTCTCGTCGGTTCTCGCTTTCCGGGGGAGATACGCGAAAAGGAAGAGGCCATCTGGAAGGAATTTGGAATCGATACCGCTGAGCCGATAAACCGTGAGTTCAACCGCGAGCTTGGAAAGGCCTTTGGAAGGGCAACGGGAAAGGATACAGCCAAGAACCCAGACGTGGTTTTCATCGTCGAACCGTATTCCGGTAAAATTGAGGTCCAGATAAACCCCCTCTACGTCTACGGCCGTTACCGGAAGCTTTTGCGTGGCATTCCGCAGACACCGCTGCCTGACTTTGAGGACAGCATCGCCTCGATAATCTGCCGCGCGTTTTCGAGGGCATTCGGCGGAAAGTGCGTTTTTAAGGGAGCTGGAAGGGAGGACGTTGACGTTCGGATGCTCGGCAACGGGCGGCCGTTCATAGTTGAAATCAAACGTCCTAAACGGAGGAGACTCGACCTCGACGCGATAGCGAGGGAGATAAACGCGAGCGGAAAGGTAGAGGTTCTGAACCTGCGCTTCGTTTCACCGAAGGAGGCCGAAGAAGTCCTCACGCGGAATCACCGGAAGGAATACCTCGCCCTCGTCCGTGTTGACGATGGGGTAACGCCGGAGGAGGCAGAGGATGTTGCCAGGAAGCTCAAGGGACTTGAGATTCACCAGAGAACCCCCTGGCGCGTGAGGAATGCGAGGGCTGACAGGGTCAGGGTCAAGAGGGTTCACGAGGCGGAGGCAAGGTGGCTCGATGAAAAGCACTTCGAGCTTCGCCTCGTTACCGATGGGGGCCTGTACATCAAGGAGCTTGTATCGGGGGACAAAGGCCGCACGAAGCCCTCGGTGAGCCACCTCCTTGGAAAGTCCGCCTGGTGTGAAAGGCTGGACGTGCTGAACATCCTCGATGACTGA
- a CDS encoding RNA polymerase Rpb4 family protein, with protein sequence MIGRKKLEERYLTIAETKELLERRKAEGMEENPEEPMFYEARVSLEHAERFAKLKPEQAVELKGRLMELFDWMDERLAAKLVDLMPEDYFDIRVIFSKEDYMPTKEEAEEIIKLLDDYRE encoded by the coding sequence ATGATCGGGAGAAAGAAGCTCGAGGAGCGGTACCTTACGATAGCCGAAACCAAGGAGCTCCTCGAGAGGCGCAAGGCAGAGGGGATGGAGGAGAACCCCGAGGAGCCGATGTTCTACGAGGCTAGGGTTAGCCTTGAGCATGCCGAGCGCTTTGCGAAGCTCAAGCCCGAGCAGGCGGTCGAGCTGAAGGGGAGGCTCATGGAGCTCTTCGATTGGATGGACGAGAGGCTCGCCGCGAAGCTCGTCGACCTGATGCCCGAGGACTACTTCGACATACGGGTGATCTTCAGCAAGGAGGACTACATGCCCACCAAAGAGGAAGCAGAGGAAATAATAAAGCTCCTCGACGACTACAGGGAGTGA
- the gatD gene encoding Glu-tRNA(Gln) amidotransferase subunit GatD, translated as MRKVERFMKDKNLEVGDYVRIIEKENGNTSVYEGIVMNPYELSSGETLTLKLDNGYNIGILVDQIVSVEIIEKAAPGEELKFEEVFPKKPGLPSVAIIGTGGTIASRIDYKTGAVHAAFTAEELAKAVPEIFDIANITPKLLFNIMSEDMRPEYWIRIAHEVAGMLNNGEDGVVIAHGTDTMAYTASALSFMLRDLGKPVILVGSQRSSDRPSSDAAMNLICSVRMATADFGEVAIVMHGETGDTYCLAHRGTKARKMHTSRRDAFRSINDVPLAKIWPTGKIEFLRDDYRGRTESEVWVDDEMEERVALVKAFPGIQPEVIDFFVDKGYKGLVIEGTGLGHVPTYLIDSIKRATEEGLTVCMTSQCLYGRVNLNVYSTGRRLLKAGVIPCEDMLPETAYVKLMWVLGHTDDPKEVREMMLTNYAGEITPYTRFDTFLR; from the coding sequence ATGCGCAAAGTTGAGAGGTTTATGAAGGATAAGAATCTAGAAGTCGGAGATTACGTTCGGATAATCGAAAAGGAGAACGGAAACACGAGCGTCTATGAGGGCATCGTGATGAACCCCTACGAGCTCTCCAGCGGCGAAACCCTCACGCTGAAGCTCGACAACGGCTACAACATAGGAATACTGGTTGATCAGATAGTATCCGTTGAAATCATAGAGAAGGCAGCCCCCGGGGAAGAGCTGAAGTTTGAAGAGGTCTTCCCCAAGAAGCCGGGCCTTCCAAGCGTTGCGATAATAGGAACCGGCGGAACCATAGCGAGCAGGATCGACTACAAGACCGGTGCCGTTCACGCGGCCTTCACCGCCGAGGAGCTCGCCAAGGCCGTTCCCGAGATATTCGACATAGCGAACATAACGCCGAAGCTGCTCTTCAACATAATGAGCGAGGACATGCGCCCCGAGTACTGGATCAGGATAGCCCACGAGGTCGCTGGAATGCTGAACAACGGCGAAGACGGTGTCGTTATCGCCCACGGAACGGACACGATGGCCTACACCGCCTCGGCGCTCAGCTTCATGCTCCGCGATCTTGGAAAACCGGTCATCCTCGTAGGCTCCCAGAGGAGCTCCGACAGGCCGAGCAGCGACGCGGCGATGAACCTCATCTGCTCCGTCCGGATGGCGACTGCAGACTTCGGAGAGGTCGCCATCGTCATGCATGGCGAGACCGGCGACACCTACTGCCTGGCCCATCGCGGAACCAAGGCCAGGAAGATGCACACGAGCAGAAGGGACGCCTTCAGGAGCATAAACGATGTTCCACTTGCAAAGATATGGCCGACGGGCAAAATCGAGTTCCTCAGGGACGACTACAGGGGGAGAACCGAGAGCGAGGTCTGGGTGGACGACGAGATGGAGGAGCGCGTAGCCCTCGTCAAAGCGTTCCCCGGAATCCAGCCAGAGGTCATAGACTTCTTCGTTGATAAGGGCTACAAGGGACTCGTCATCGAGGGGACGGGCCTCGGACACGTGCCAACGTACCTCATCGACTCGATAAAGCGCGCCACGGAGGAAGGCCTCACCGTCTGCATGACCAGCCAGTGCCTCTACGGCAGGGTGAACCTCAACGTCTACTCAACCGGAAGGAGACTCCTAAAGGCCGGCGTCATACCGTGCGAGGACATGCTTCCGGAGACGGCATACGTCAAGCTCATGTGGGTTCTCGGCCACACCGACGACCCGAAGGAAGTGCGCGAGATGATGCTGACCAACTACGCCGGGGAAATAACGCCGTACACGAGGTTTGACACTTTCCTGAGGTGA
- a CDS encoding ferritin-like domain-containing protein, with amino-acid sequence MNASRYKTEEEKAKFREILAAISKLNHKELLAYWMDQEVKEAEMYHKLHQLSRDVNWDERVSKLFLQLYKESLGHAEALLKMFKEMFPNESPPKVNLPALEVELSEERLRDMVYHGDLKDILEYLMGTEKLAHDVYQYLAERTEDENSKATLIWLANIENGHYQKLRNLYVTLFGTEPEE; translated from the coding sequence ATGAATGCATCTCGATACAAGACCGAAGAGGAGAAGGCCAAATTTAGGGAGATATTGGCGGCCATCTCCAAACTGAACCACAAGGAGCTGCTAGCCTACTGGATGGATCAGGAAGTGAAGGAAGCGGAGATGTACCACAAACTCCACCAGCTCAGCAGAGACGTCAACTGGGACGAGCGTGTATCCAAGCTGTTCCTCCAGCTCTACAAGGAGAGCCTGGGACACGCGGAGGCCCTGCTAAAGATGTTCAAGGAAATGTTTCCAAATGAAAGTCCACCGAAGGTCAACCTGCCCGCCCTGGAGGTGGAGCTCTCCGAGGAGCGGCTGAGGGACATGGTCTACCACGGTGACCTGAAGGACATTCTGGAGTACCTGATGGGAACCGAGAAGCTGGCCCACGACGTTTACCAGTACCTGGCAGAGAGGACCGAGGACGAGAACTCCAAGGCAACGCTGATATGGCTCGCCAACATAGAGAACGGCCACTACCAGAAACTGAGAAACCTGTACGTTACCCTGTTTGGAACCGAGCCGGAGGAGTGA
- a CDS encoding DUF655 domain-containing protein encodes MDRYRRHSYRESLEKKRRNVEYEEYAYVLDYLPEGYTDLRTGRRTGKPVAQVVGEKAFTLLEVAPKEDLMLYERVFIGKGQRDKILMINKKIHYDELTATAKAELPYVVEEIVKNNEERFVQFFNMAPPITNRLHSLELLPGIGKKHMWEILDERKKEPFKSFDDLRHRVKGLPDPAKMIAKRVVDELEGKDRYRLFVGSRRIFRV; translated from the coding sequence ATGGATAGGTACCGGAGACATTCTTACAGGGAAAGCCTCGAAAAGAAGAGGCGGAACGTTGAGTATGAGGAGTACGCATACGTGCTGGACTATCTGCCCGAGGGTTACACCGATTTGAGGACCGGTAGAAGGACCGGGAAGCCCGTTGCGCAGGTTGTAGGTGAAAAGGCATTCACGCTCCTTGAGGTGGCCCCCAAGGAAGACCTCATGCTGTACGAGAGAGTTTTCATAGGTAAGGGACAGAGGGACAAGATTCTCATGATAAACAAGAAGATTCACTACGATGAGCTAACGGCCACGGCCAAGGCCGAGCTTCCCTACGTTGTTGAGGAGATAGTTAAGAACAACGAGGAGCGCTTCGTGCAGTTCTTCAACATGGCCCCGCCAATAACCAACAGGCTCCACAGCCTGGAACTGCTGCCTGGAATAGGGAAGAAGCACATGTGGGAGATACTGGATGAACGCAAGAAGGAGCCTTTCAAGAGCTTCGATGACCTCCGCCATCGCGTTAAGGGACTCCCCGACCCGGCAAAGATGATAGCCAAGCGCGTCGTCGATGAGCTTGAGGGCAAGGACAGGTACAGGCTCTTCGTCGGATCCAGGAGGATATTCCGCGTATGA